The Bacillus sp. (in: firmicutes) genome has a window encoding:
- a CDS encoding formyl transferase yields the protein MKIIVIGCVRFSHQALKQLLSMKNSAIEVIGVITRRQSKINSDFCSLEPLANANNIPCFVAEGNDQLPMARWLEEKSPDVIYCFGWSYLLKKEILNIPKLGVIGYHPAALPQNRGRHPIIWALALGLKQTASTFFLMDEGADSGDIISQRFVTIENTDDAGTLYQKLTDIALEQITEFTKQLATGTLTKYPQNHLHANYWRKRSVKDGEIDWRMSAEGIYNLVRALTHPYVGAHCMYKNEEVKIWKVQIVEDSTFTSNIKNLEPGKVLKSDGTTIVVKCGDGAVQLIDHEFNDLPEEGSYL from the coding sequence ATGAAAATAATTGTCATTGGCTGTGTTCGTTTCAGTCACCAAGCTCTTAAGCAACTGTTATCAATGAAAAATTCAGCAATTGAAGTCATCGGGGTTATTACAAGAAGACAATCAAAAATTAATTCCGATTTTTGTTCGTTAGAACCGCTAGCTAACGCAAACAACATTCCGTGTTTTGTTGCTGAAGGGAATGATCAACTTCCAATGGCAAGGTGGTTGGAAGAGAAAAGTCCAGATGTCATATACTGCTTTGGATGGTCTTATTTATTAAAAAAAGAAATTCTAAACATTCCTAAACTAGGAGTCATTGGCTATCATCCTGCAGCTTTACCCCAAAACAGAGGAAGGCATCCCATCATATGGGCTCTGGCCCTTGGCTTAAAACAAACAGCTTCCACATTCTTTCTCATGGACGAGGGAGCAGATTCAGGAGACATTATTAGTCAACGCTTTGTCACAATTGAGAATACAGATGATGCAGGCACTTTATATCAAAAATTAACGGATATCGCACTCGAACAAATCACTGAATTTACAAAGCAGCTTGCTACAGGCACATTAACGAAATATCCTCAGAATCATTTGCATGCAAATTATTGGAGAAAACGTTCTGTAAAAGACGGAGAAATCGACTGGAGAATGAGTGCCGAAGGAATTTATAACCTAGTAAGGGCATTAACCCATCCTTACGTTGGGGCCCATTGTATGTATAAAAATGAAGAAGTTAAAATATGGAAAGTGCAGATCGTTGAAGATTCAACTTTTACATCCAACATAAAAAACTTGGAACCTGGAAAAGTGTTAAAATCGGACGGAACAACAATTGTTGTCAAATGCGGGGATGGTGCCGTACAGCTTATTGACCATGAATTTAATGATCTTCCTGAGGAAGGGAGTTACTTATGA
- the neuB gene encoding N-acetylneuraminate synthase gives MGHTFIIAEAGVNHNGSIQLGKELIEGAAKAGADAIKFQTFITDLCLTETAVKADYQIKSTDPDESQFEMVKKLELSPKMHEELIEHCNKNNILFLSTPFDEPSVDLLVNKFNVPLLKIASGEITNAPLLLKMARTGKPILLSTGASSIADVEKALGVLAFGYQSTHMQTPSIEAFERAYSSEEGQKLLQENVTLLHCTSEYPAPFDEVNLNAMKTLQRTFSLPVGYSDHTKGIAIPIAAVAMGAVVIEKHITLDCNLPGPDHRASLELDEFSEMVSSIRQVEASLGQSLKIPSYSELKNKPVIRKSIVASRQINKGETFSSENLTIKRPGDGVSPFYYWEYLGKKANKTYQKNERVFL, from the coding sequence GTGGGGCATACGTTTATCATTGCAGAGGCAGGGGTTAATCACAATGGAAGCATTCAGCTCGGAAAAGAATTAATTGAAGGCGCTGCAAAAGCTGGGGCGGATGCGATCAAATTTCAAACGTTTATAACAGACTTGTGTTTAACGGAAACGGCAGTAAAAGCCGATTATCAAATAAAGTCAACTGACCCTGACGAATCTCAGTTTGAAATGGTTAAAAAATTGGAATTAAGCCCCAAAATGCATGAGGAACTAATCGAACATTGTAATAAAAATAACATCCTGTTCCTGTCAACACCGTTCGATGAACCAAGTGTAGACCTGTTAGTGAACAAATTTAACGTCCCGCTATTAAAAATTGCTTCCGGAGAAATAACCAATGCTCCGCTGTTGCTGAAAATGGCAAGAACGGGAAAACCGATTCTTTTATCCACTGGGGCAAGTTCGATAGCAGATGTCGAAAAAGCTTTAGGTGTTTTGGCTTTCGGTTATCAATCCACTCACATGCAAACACCTTCGATTGAAGCTTTTGAAAGAGCATATAGCAGTGAAGAGGGACAGAAACTTTTGCAAGAGAACGTAACACTCCTTCACTGTACATCTGAATATCCTGCGCCTTTTGATGAAGTTAATTTAAATGCAATGAAAACGCTTCAAAGGACGTTTTCCCTTCCTGTTGGATATTCGGATCATACGAAAGGAATTGCCATTCCAATAGCCGCTGTAGCTATGGGAGCTGTCGTGATTGAAAAGCATATTACATTGGATTGTAATCTCCCAGGACCTGACCATAGGGCTTCCCTTGAACTAGATGAATTTAGCGAAATGGTTTCCTCTATTCGTCAAGTTGAAGCTTCTCTTGGCCAATCTCTTAAAATCCCCTCTTATTCTGAATTAAAAAACAAACCGGTGATACGAAAGAGTATTGTAGCCTCTAGACAAATCAATAAAGGAGAAACGTTTTCAAGCGAAAACTTAACGATAAAGAGGCCGGGAGATGGGGTTTCCCCATTTTATTATTGGGAGTATTTGGGGAAAAAGGCGAACAAAACGTATCAAAAAAATGAGCGGGTTTTCTTATGA
- a CDS encoding flippase-like domain-containing protein has protein sequence MPRQKNELEKNKNLSSKIVTGFVIGVVTLSIFILWGDVQKVSGKVLSIGWTVIVLALLSTLISYFFRFVKWHYLLEQIKIDLNVKDSFNIWFIGHCMSMTPGKIGEFIKSYSLKKCFRIEVHLSAPVIFVDLLSDFLAVVLLAALGVGIFQFGLLFFLIVLIGTILFFLILQSRKMVTWIIEKLASFHIVNKYKEQLLLFYESIYQLIGPKIILVSFVISIVAWFLECVSMFIILKGMGIDLNLLHSIFMFSFSTLAGALSMIPGGVGVTEGSLTGMLLYFGMEKSTAVSVTLLVRLVTLWLGFLIGLFVYIRTRKRYQL, from the coding sequence ATGCCTAGACAAAAAAATGAATTGGAAAAGAACAAAAACCTCTCATCCAAAATTGTCACAGGGTTCGTAATCGGAGTGGTTACACTCTCTATCTTTATCCTCTGGGGAGATGTTCAGAAAGTAAGTGGAAAGGTGCTGTCCATTGGATGGACCGTCATTGTTTTAGCTCTTCTCAGTACTTTAATTAGTTACTTTTTTCGGTTTGTGAAATGGCATTATCTGCTTGAACAGATAAAAATTGATTTAAATGTAAAAGACAGTTTCAACATTTGGTTTATTGGCCATTGTATGTCTATGACACCAGGAAAAATAGGAGAATTTATTAAGTCCTACTCCCTAAAAAAATGCTTCCGGATAGAGGTTCACCTGTCTGCTCCGGTTATTTTTGTCGATTTATTATCTGATTTTCTTGCCGTGGTTTTATTGGCTGCGTTAGGAGTCGGCATTTTTCAGTTTGGCTTGCTCTTTTTTTTAATAGTTTTGATTGGGACTATTTTGTTTTTCTTGATTTTACAATCAAGAAAAATGGTTACGTGGATAATAGAAAAATTAGCCTCCTTTCATATCGTCAATAAATACAAAGAGCAATTGCTCCTGTTTTATGAAAGTATATACCAGTTAATAGGACCAAAAATTATATTGGTTTCATTTGTAATAAGTATCGTAGCTTGGTTTTTGGAATGCGTGTCCATGTTTATTATTCTTAAAGGGATGGGTATTGATCTTAATCTTCTCCATTCAATCTTTATGTTTTCGTTTTCAACATTAGCAGGAGCATTATCGATGATTCCTGGCGGGGTAGGAGTTACAGAAGGTAGTTTAACAGGAATGTTACTTTATTTTGGAATGGAGAAATCAACGGCTGTTTCCGTGACATTATTGGTCCGATTAGTCACCTTGTGGCTAGGGTTTTTAATCGGGTTATTCGTTTATATAAGAACAAGAAAACGGTATCAGCTTTGA
- a CDS encoding capsular biosynthesis protein — protein sequence MADKPILFKDYVRMLWKYSWVIIVITFLFTVGSAYISFYVMKPTYQAQAEILVNETNEVDEGEGEVEEQLINLDDQFKLIGTYMEILKSPRIMDGVEREIAKTGNREDLEQKVSFENVENTQVIKIIVENESPEKAAYIANTYAFYFQEEIYELMKTKNVHILSEAKTNATPVKPKPFINISISFMLGVMISFLIIFLFGKK from the coding sequence ATGGCAGATAAACCAATTTTATTTAAGGATTATGTTCGCATGTTGTGGAAATATTCATGGGTTATCATTGTGATTACTTTTCTTTTCACTGTGGGAAGTGCGTATATTAGCTTTTATGTTATGAAGCCGACCTATCAAGCGCAGGCTGAAATTTTAGTAAACGAAACGAATGAGGTCGATGAAGGCGAAGGTGAAGTTGAAGAGCAATTAATCAATCTTGATGATCAATTTAAATTAATCGGTACGTACATGGAAATTTTAAAAAGTCCTCGTATTATGGACGGAGTAGAGAGAGAAATTGCCAAAACGGGTAATAGGGAGGACCTTGAACAAAAAGTATCATTCGAGAATGTCGAAAATACCCAGGTAATTAAGATTATCGTAGAAAATGAATCGCCTGAGAAAGCCGCTTACATTGCCAATACTTATGCTTTTTATTTCCAAGAAGAAATTTACGAGTTAATGAAAACCAAGAATGTCCATATCCTTTCAGAAGCCAAAACCAATGCCACACCTGTAAAACCCAAACCTTTTATAAATATTAGTATTTCCTTTATGTTAGGTGTAATGATTTCCTTTTTGATCATTTTTTTGTTTGGAAAAAAGTGA
- a CDS encoding acylneuraminate cytidylyltransferase family protein, whose amino-acid sequence MINGERILGIIPARGGSKGIPGKNIRPLAGKPLLAWTIEEAKKSKYIDRLVLSSDDEKIIEVAKQYGCEVPFIRPKELALDHSSSVEVILHCLQHLDDYDWVIQLQPTSPFRTTNDIDQCIEYCIKKNANSCVSVTETEKSPFWMYFMDQEAKLRKVIDLNQSALRRQDLPKVFSLNGAIYMARCKWFQEKKTFLSTETVGFCMPRERSLDIDTEWDLKLAAAIKAAQTFEEE is encoded by the coding sequence ATGATTAATGGTGAACGTATACTAGGGATCATACCAGCAAGGGGCGGTTCGAAGGGAATACCAGGTAAAAATATACGCCCATTAGCAGGTAAGCCCCTTTTAGCTTGGACAATTGAAGAAGCTAAAAAATCAAAGTATATTGACAGGCTGGTGTTATCTTCAGATGATGAAAAAATCATTGAAGTAGCCAAACAATATGGTTGTGAAGTCCCGTTTATTCGACCAAAAGAACTAGCATTAGACCACTCTTCTTCCGTTGAAGTTATTTTACATTGTCTTCAACATCTCGATGACTACGATTGGGTCATCCAGCTTCAACCAACTTCCCCTTTCCGTACCACAAACGATATCGATCAATGTATTGAATATTGTATAAAGAAAAATGCCAATTCATGTGTATCTGTTACTGAAACCGAAAAAAGTCCTTTTTGGATGTATTTTATGGATCAGGAAGCAAAGTTGAGAAAAGTCATTGATTTGAATCAATCAGCTCTAAGACGCCAGGACCTGCCGAAAGTATTTTCATTGAATGGGGCCATTTATATGGCGAGATGTAAATGGTTTCAAGAAAAGAAAACGTTTCTATCAACAGAGACGGTTGGATTTTGTATGCCTAGAGAGCGTTCCTTAGATATCGATACAGAGTGGGATCTGAAGTTGGCCGCTGCCATAAAAGCTGCTCAAACCTTTGAGGAGGAATAA
- a CDS encoding divergent PAP2 family protein, with protein sequence MLYFLAPFIGWFVSGTMKFLIHFYQFGYHHAQQKTGNGGFPSTHATVVMTPTTLIGFSEGFISPLFGLGVTILWIVVMDATGLRRYVGEHAKQLNSINRAFTSEEQNNLQREEIGHSKIEVLGGIILGFLLGWLLHSIGDKLI encoded by the coding sequence ATGTTGTATTTTCTAGCTCCTTTTATTGGATGGTTCGTTTCCGGAACAATGAAATTTCTCATTCATTTTTATCAATTTGGTTATCATCATGCACAACAAAAAACTGGAAATGGTGGATTTCCAAGCACCCATGCTACGGTTGTAATGACTCCTACTACTTTAATCGGATTTAGCGAAGGATTTATTAGCCCCCTTTTTGGATTAGGAGTGACCATTTTATGGATTGTGGTCATGGATGCAACAGGTTTAAGAAGATATGTCGGAGAGCACGCGAAACAATTAAATAGCATCAATCGAGCATTTACGTCTGAAGAACAAAATAACTTACAAAGAGAAGAGATTGGTCATTCTAAAATAGAGGTTCTTGGGGGAATCATACTAGGATTTCTGCTTGGATGGCTATTACATTCCATTGGGGATAAGCTAATTTAA
- the neuC gene encoding UDP-N-acetylglucosamine 2-epimerase (hydrolyzing) codes for MNKRKICVVTGTRAEYGLLYWLMKEIDTDPDLSLQIVVTGMHLSPEFGLTYRVIEEDQFKIDEKVEMLLSSDTPVGIAKSMGIAIMGFADAFERLKPDLLVLLGDRYEILAAAQAAMVARIPIAHLHGGETTEGLIDEAIRHSVTKMSHLHFVAAEPYRKRVIQLGEHPDRVWNVGATSIDNIQYLKLLEKKELEDSIGFQLGEKNFLITYHPVTLSKTGPFRAIKELFKALDTFHDAHLIFTKSNSDTEGRIINQLIDEYVSQNPERSIAYTSLGQLRYLSAMKHSDVVIGNSSSGLVEAPFLHKPTVNIGDRQKGRLRANSVIDCKEKAEDIVLAINKALSADFQQTLKRVISPYGTGNVAKKIKKILKEVSLEDLLMKKFYDMEQHQ; via the coding sequence GTGAATAAACGGAAAATATGCGTGGTCACAGGGACGAGAGCAGAATATGGATTGTTATATTGGCTGATGAAGGAAATTGATACAGATCCCGATTTATCCTTGCAAATTGTTGTAACCGGTATGCATTTATCACCGGAATTTGGTTTAACCTATAGAGTCATCGAGGAAGATCAGTTTAAGATTGATGAAAAAGTGGAAATGCTTCTTTCCAGTGATACACCAGTTGGTATTGCTAAATCAATGGGTATTGCAATAATGGGATTTGCAGATGCCTTTGAACGGTTAAAACCGGATTTGCTCGTCCTGTTGGGTGATCGGTATGAAATTTTAGCAGCTGCTCAAGCGGCAATGGTAGCAAGAATTCCTATCGCCCATTTGCACGGAGGAGAAACCACAGAAGGATTAATTGATGAAGCCATCAGACATTCAGTAACAAAGATGTCTCACCTTCATTTTGTAGCAGCTGAACCTTATCGGAAACGGGTCATTCAACTTGGAGAGCATCCAGACCGAGTATGGAATGTAGGGGCGACTTCCATCGACAATATTCAATATTTAAAGTTACTAGAAAAAAAAGAATTGGAAGATTCTATTGGCTTTCAATTAGGAGAAAAAAACTTTCTTATCACTTACCACCCGGTTACATTAAGTAAAACCGGTCCATTCCGCGCGATAAAAGAACTTTTTAAAGCTTTAGATACCTTTCATGATGCACATCTTATTTTTACAAAATCGAATTCCGACACAGAAGGGCGGATTATTAATCAACTGATCGATGAGTACGTCTCGCAGAATCCTGAACGATCAATTGCCTATACATCGTTAGGACAGTTACGGTATTTAAGTGCAATGAAGCATTCAGATGTGGTTATTGGAAATTCTTCCAGCGGATTGGTTGAAGCTCCTTTTCTTCATAAGCCAACGGTCAATATAGGTGATCGCCAAAAGGGAAGACTTAGAGCGAATTCCGTCATCGATTGTAAAGAGAAAGCTGAAGATATTGTTTTGGCGATTAACAAAGCGTTATCGGCAGACTTCCAACAAACATTGAAACGAGTAATATCCCCGTATGGTACTGGAAATGTGGCGAAGAAAATTAAGAAAATTTTGAAAGAAGTTTCTCTTGAAGATTTACTGATGAAAAAATTTTATGATATGGAGCAACACCAATGA
- a CDS encoding glycosyltransferase family 39 protein has protein sequence MENIKKMIQIRNGFVIPILFAILLIPLSYFHNTFEEWDGVIQLFAGRGIFNGEGYTGWPSHYWPPLYSSLSGFLDLFLPGFLASKLISHVSGVLLLYVAYKLAVELTGKKSIALLTQLFLVGNPLFLISSLQAENHMLDSLFFVSSILILFQSLKAPESKRFILLGLVAGLAGLSRYTSYILVPFIALTIFRAFHWKKACKPLMMFAGSFLVVNSPWWLMNTIQNGSPFATWQYLNIGFGFFDRNPMWWWKLHADFNGITDIIFSNPWAYVHHVFSNMLLSILLLVATCVILSPFVLPAWIGSWFSIKKIYSVSLLIGVVLFIILVSQAFVFPEVFLSWTVVFTILSIHLISNLLTRYEKCYPSLMVMRKWLLLSLLSCGFIITGYLTYQYIQEDDYDGGQLADQKAITETLKAYDSNIEDKTVMAVNPARAYYLGTQFLMIPLYYEGEVDGIYFYEDLNEKVIQHAPNSFSGPLTLPVKSDYLIYDRFTMKYLPQFSFLFDPDSEQIPSNFKLIYQSKEAVVYEIEETPSQE, from the coding sequence GTGGAGAACATCAAGAAAATGATTCAAATTAGAAATGGATTTGTTATTCCAATTCTCTTTGCTATCCTTTTAATTCCTCTATCCTACTTTCATAATACATTTGAAGAATGGGATGGAGTCATTCAATTATTTGCAGGTCGTGGTATTTTTAATGGGGAGGGGTATACAGGCTGGCCTTCCCACTATTGGCCTCCATTGTATTCATCGCTTTCGGGATTCCTCGATTTATTTCTTCCGGGGTTTTTAGCATCTAAACTTATCTCACACGTATCGGGGGTGCTGCTACTTTATGTAGCCTATAAATTAGCCGTAGAGCTAACGGGGAAGAAATCGATTGCCTTATTAACACAACTGTTTTTAGTTGGAAACCCCCTTTTTTTGATATCCTCACTACAGGCTGAAAATCATATGCTGGATTCTCTTTTTTTTGTATCAAGTATTCTCATATTGTTTCAGTCTTTGAAAGCTCCTGAATCGAAACGGTTTATTTTGTTAGGATTGGTTGCCGGGTTAGCCGGATTATCAAGATATACGAGTTATATACTTGTTCCGTTCATCGCCTTAACCATTTTTCGCGCATTTCATTGGAAAAAGGCATGCAAACCGTTGATGATGTTTGCAGGTTCCTTTTTGGTCGTTAATTCTCCATGGTGGCTTATGAACACCATCCAGAATGGCTCTCCGTTTGCTACGTGGCAATATTTAAACATTGGATTTGGATTTTTTGATCGAAATCCAATGTGGTGGTGGAAACTACATGCAGACTTTAACGGAATAACCGATATCATTTTCTCCAATCCATGGGCATATGTTCATCATGTATTTTCGAATATGTTATTAAGTATCCTGCTTTTGGTAGCAACGTGCGTGATCTTAAGTCCATTTGTATTGCCTGCATGGATAGGGAGTTGGTTTTCGATTAAGAAGATTTATTCGGTAAGTCTGTTAATTGGTGTCGTCTTATTTATTATTTTAGTTTCCCAAGCTTTTGTGTTTCCAGAGGTTTTTCTTAGCTGGACTGTTGTATTCACTATTTTATCAATTCACTTGATTAGTAACCTTTTGACCCGTTATGAAAAATGTTATCCTTCGCTCATGGTTATGCGGAAATGGCTTCTACTCTCGCTGCTCAGTTGCGGATTTATAATAACTGGTTATTTGACCTATCAATATATTCAAGAAGACGATTATGATGGTGGACAATTAGCAGACCAGAAAGCCATTACCGAGACGCTTAAAGCTTATGATTCGAATATCGAAGATAAAACAGTGATGGCCGTCAATCCTGCTAGAGCCTATTACTTAGGAACACAATTTTTAATGATCCCTTTATATTATGAGGGAGAAGTAGATGGGATTTATTTCTATGAAGATCTTAATGAGAAGGTGATTCAACATGCACCAAATTCGTTTTCTGGTCCGCTCACCCTACCCGTAAAAAGCGACTATCTTATTTATGATCGATTTACAATGAAGTATCTTCCTCAATTTTCCTTTTTATTTGACCCCGACTCTGAACAAATACCTTCAAACTTTAAATTAATTTATCAATCAAAAGAAGCTGTGGTTTATGAAATAGAAGAGACTCCATCCCAAGAATAA
- a CDS encoding PIG-L family deacetylase, whose protein sequence is MSTILVIAPHPDDETLGCGGTLLRHKDNGDDIHWLIVTEMTVEHGFTQERINNREKEINEVANLYGFDSVSKLGFPTARLDTVPVEKLVQQIGETIHRIRPDIIYLPYPGDIHSDHKFVFESGLSCTKWFRYSYIKRILVYETLSETEFGINPSNIKFTPNVYVDITRYLDQKIEIMKVFKSEMGEYPFPRSDQAIKALSAYRGATSGFPFAESFMLIKEVM, encoded by the coding sequence ATGAGCACAATTTTAGTTATAGCCCCACACCCGGATGATGAAACGTTAGGATGTGGAGGAACGTTACTACGGCATAAAGATAATGGAGATGATATTCACTGGCTAATTGTTACGGAAATGACCGTAGAGCACGGTTTTACACAAGAACGTATCAACAATAGAGAGAAGGAAATCAATGAAGTAGCAAATCTTTATGGGTTTGACTCTGTTTCTAAACTTGGTTTTCCTACTGCGCGATTAGATACCGTACCGGTAGAAAAGTTGGTTCAACAAATAGGCGAAACGATTCATCGAATACGTCCTGACATTATTTATCTTCCATACCCAGGAGATATACACAGCGATCATAAATTTGTGTTTGAAAGCGGGCTCTCTTGTACGAAATGGTTTCGCTATTCATATATTAAACGGATCCTCGTCTATGAAACTCTTTCAGAAACGGAATTCGGAATCAATCCTTCGAATATAAAATTTACACCAAATGTATATGTGGATATTACCCGCTACCTTGATCAAAAAATTGAAATTATGAAGGTTTTCAAGAGTGAAATGGGAGAATATCCTTTTCCAAGGAGTGATCAAGCGATCAAGGCACTATCTGCCTATCGAGGGGCAACTTCAGGATTTCCTTTTGCAGAATCATTTATGTTGATAAAGGAAGTGATGTAA
- a CDS encoding acetyltransferase yields the protein MNKPVIIIGCGGHASVLTDILKLQNRSILGYIDDNPLVRSSPRHIIGDNQKILEYHQDEIHLVNGIGSVGNTKKREYMFRKFKKLGYTFENIIHPSAIIATNVVLEEGVQIMAGVVIQPGVVIGANSIVNTKASVDHDCIIGEHVHLAPGVTLSGNVHVEKRCHVGTGATVIQGIHIGEAALVGAGALVNKDVKKGVKVLGVPAREVGTAIRYQEESHD from the coding sequence ATGAATAAGCCGGTGATTATTATCGGATGCGGAGGGCATGCTTCAGTATTGACTGATATTTTGAAACTCCAAAACCGCTCCATTTTAGGTTATATAGATGATAATCCCCTAGTCAGAAGTTCTCCAAGACATATTATAGGAGATAATCAAAAGATTTTAGAATACCACCAAGACGAAATTCATTTAGTGAATGGAATCGGTTCAGTAGGCAACACCAAGAAAAGAGAATATATGTTTAGAAAGTTTAAAAAATTAGGTTATACCTTTGAAAATATTATTCACCCTTCTGCCATTATTGCAACGAATGTTGTGTTAGAAGAGGGTGTTCAAATTATGGCAGGTGTTGTTATTCAACCAGGGGTAGTGATTGGCGCGAACTCCATTGTTAATACAAAAGCATCTGTTGACCATGACTGTATAATTGGTGAACATGTTCATTTAGCACCTGGCGTAACGTTATCAGGAAACGTTCATGTTGAAAAACGTTGTCATGTAGGAACAGGGGCAACCGTTATTCAAGGAATTCATATTGGAGAAGCTGCGTTAGTTGGAGCAGGTGCGCTTGTGAATAAAGACGTAAAGAAAGGTGTAAAAGTCCTTGGAGTACCAGCAAGGGAAGTAGGTACAGCAATTCGATATCAGGAGGAATCACATGATTAA
- a CDS encoding GNAT family N-acetyltransferase, translated as MKILPLSTEHVDDVITLIKSGMDPYLFSLMIYACPGYKNYVNSIVNVPYQYSNCIFFGAFIEEKLAGFLECRLTKNTLHYNNLFISPEIRGSGIGKELMKRGCKLAKEQDISHLTCDVFDQNVTTKAWKERTGFQVTEKTYWFMGKNPYNTNSSENISFKLKNYPQTEVAQKTYNFSLLEIETTNGEYTIGLVNDQYLRITDIKCLQDSDLLKALSIIEPNRTLLVLSPSPDIQSLPNLKFICSNSRFKCLLTEYQYYKEVS; from the coding sequence ATGAAAATATTACCTTTAAGTACGGAGCATGTTGACGATGTCATTACACTGATAAAGTCTGGTATGGACCCGTATTTATTTTCCTTGATGATTTATGCATGTCCAGGTTACAAAAACTATGTAAACTCTATTGTAAATGTTCCATATCAGTACTCTAATTGCATATTTTTTGGAGCATTTATTGAGGAGAAGTTAGCCGGATTCTTGGAATGCCGATTAACCAAAAATACATTACATTATAATAATCTTTTTATTTCTCCTGAAATAAGAGGCTCCGGAATAGGTAAAGAATTAATGAAGAGAGGATGTAAACTTGCTAAAGAGCAAGATATTTCACACCTAACCTGTGATGTCTTTGATCAAAATGTCACAACTAAAGCCTGGAAAGAAAGAACTGGATTTCAGGTGACAGAAAAAACCTATTGGTTTATGGGAAAAAATCCTTATAATACAAATTCAAGTGAGAATATATCATTTAAATTAAAAAACTACCCTCAAACTGAAGTCGCACAAAAAACATACAACTTTTCATTATTAGAAATCGAAACAACTAATGGGGAATATACAATAGGACTGGTAAATGATCAGTATCTTCGAATAACAGATATAAAATGCTTACAGGATTCAGACTTACTTAAAGCCCTGTCTATTATCGAACCTAACCGTACCCTACTTGTTTTATCTCCAAGTCCAGATATACAATCGTTACCGAACTTAAAGTTCATATGTAGCAATAGCAGATTCAAATGTCTATTGACTGAATACCAATATTATAAGGAAGTTTCCTAG
- a CDS encoding sugar transferase, with product MKRKRLFDFFTALFLIILFMPIILCVALLVKIYLGSPILFKQLRPGLNAKPFYIYKFRTMTNEKDEQGNLLPEEKRVTRFGNLLRKYSLDELPQLFNVIKGDLSLVGPRPLFTKYLPYYTEREMKRHSVKPGITGLSQISGRNLLGWDERLELDVKYVEERSFWLDMKILLITVIKVFKKDGVAEFSNRPMLDLDEERRLKNKERDI from the coding sequence ATGAAGCGGAAACGTCTATTTGATTTTTTTACAGCTCTATTTTTAATTATTCTTTTTATGCCAATTATTTTATGCGTTGCTTTGTTAGTAAAAATTTATCTAGGTTCTCCCATTTTATTTAAGCAGTTACGCCCAGGCTTAAATGCCAAACCATTTTATATTTATAAATTTCGAACGATGACGAATGAAAAAGATGAACAAGGAAATCTTCTACCTGAAGAAAAACGAGTGACTCGGTTTGGGAACTTACTAAGAAAATACAGTCTAGATGAATTACCACAATTATTTAATGTTATTAAAGGGGATCTTAGCTTAGTCGGACCCAGACCATTATTTACGAAGTACTTGCCCTATTATACAGAAAGGGAAATGAAAAGACATTCCGTAAAGCCAGGCATTACCGGGTTGTCACAAATATCAGGTAGAAATCTGTTAGGGTGGGACGAAAGACTAGAGTTGGATGTTAAATATGTAGAAGAACGATCATTTTGGTTGGATATGAAAATATTATTAATAACCGTCATTAAAGTTTTCAAAAAGGATGGTGTGGCGGAATTTTCTAACAGACCTATGTTAGATTTAGACGAAGAACGCCGTTTAAAGAATAAAGAGAGGGATATATGA